CATCACCGAAACGGATACATCCACACACGGTAGTCATCGACCAGCGTTTCTGCCAGCGCCTTTTCTTCTGCTGTCAGCTTCGGCGTCAGGCTTTCAAGCGAGTCCGGGGCATCAACGTCGCCGCCTATTGCTGAGAGCGCATACCAAAGATACGCTCGCACAAGGTCGGGGGCCACACCGCGGCCGACTTCGTAGTACCACCCAAGCCCGGATTGTGCCCCTGCATGCCCTTTCATCGATGCCCGCAGATACCACTCAAAGGCCCGCACGTCGTCTTGCGCCACCCCAAGTCCAAGCGCGTACATGACACCGATCAACTCCTCGGCCTCGGCATTGCCGGATCGCGCATAGATCTCCAATTCGGCGCGCGCCTGGCTGAATTGCTGCGCTTCCATCAGATCGCGCGCGCGTTCCATATCGGCCTGCGCCGAAGACGCGAACATCACAAACGCGGTGCACGCCCAGTGTACGCGCGGTGTACGCATGTCACAGCCCTCCTTTTGGCGCTTGGGGCGGCCCCTGCGACGGCCCAGATCACGCAAGACGATTACATCCCCGCCGACCCCGCACAAGCCCGGATCGGCCAGCTTTTGTTCTATGATAAGGTGTTGTCAGGCAACCGGAATATCAGCTGTGGCACCTGCCATCATCACGATCATGCCGGGACAGATGGGCTGTCGCTTGGCATCGGCGAAGGCGGTGTTGGCGTCGGCCCTGAACGCACCCCCGGAACAGGCGCGGACCGCATCGTCAAACGCATCCCCCGCAACGCGCCAAGCCTTTGGAATCTTGGGCATAAAGACGTCCGCGTGCTGTTCCATGACGGGCGCCTGACCCGTGGCGATCAGTACGATAACGGCTTCAATTCTCCGGCAGAAGAATGGCTGCCGCCGGGTCTTGATAACCTCACAGCAGCGCAGGCCCTGTTTCCGCTGACCGCGCAATTCGAGATGGCTGGCAATCCGCGCGAGAATGAAATCGCCGGGGCCATCCACGACCGCCCCGATACCGCCTGGCCGATCATCGCCAAACGCGTCCGCACCATCCCCGCGTATGGCGACATGTTCGTTCAAGCCTTTGACCACATTGAAGAACCTGCCGACGTCACAATCGCAGACATCGGCAACGCGCTTGGCGCATTTATCAATAGCGAGTGGCGCAGCTATGACAGCCCCTATGACGCGTGGTTGCAGGGCGTCCCCCTGCCTGACGCCGCCGAACGGGGCCGTAAGTTGTTCTTTGAACAGGCCCGTTGTGCGGCCTGCCACGCGGGTCCGCTTTTCACAGATCAGCAGTTCCATGCGCTTGGCCTGCCCGCCTTTGGCCCCGGCCGCACGCGCACGTGGGACCCAATGCCGCGAGACGTGGGGAGGATGGGCAAATCCAATGACATCGCAGATGCTTACCGCTTTCGCACCCCCTCCTTGCGAAACGTCGCTCTGACCGCACCTTACGGCCATAACGGTGCCTATCCCACGCTTGACGCGATGATCCGTCACCACCTTGATCCCGCTGGCGCGCGGGCCGCGTGGACGATCGAGATGGCGAACCTGCCGGATGTCCCCTGGCTTGCAGCGGCAGATGTGGCGATCCGGTCGGACCGCCTTGAAATGGACCGGCAGGCTGCGCAGATCGACATACGGCCCATGCAGCTGTCGGACGCGGAAGTCGCTGATTTGGTGGCTTTTCTGGAAGCGCTCACAGGCGAAACCGCCCTGACCCGCCCGCTTGGCCGACCAGACACGGTGCCAAGCGGGCTGCCCGTGGACTAGTCGCGGATCAGAACGCCAAGATCGGCGACATTGGTGCCAGTTGCACCTGTCATGAGCAGATCACCTGCCAGTGCCAAAGCTGCATAGCTGTCGTTATTGGCAAGCAGCGCGGTCACGTCTCCGCCCGCGTCTGAAATACGCGCAAGCGTTCCCTGATCGACGAGCCCACCCGCCGCGTCCGTTGGTCCGTCGCGTCCGTCCGATCCGCCCTGCAGGCAGGTCCAGCGTGTCCAGCCCCTTGCTGCGGCTTCATGTGCGATACGCAAGGCCAGTTCCTGATTGCGCCCTCCACGCCCCGTACCGCGCAGC
The sequence above is drawn from the Cognatiyoonia koreensis genome and encodes:
- a CDS encoding tetratricopeptide repeat protein; this encodes MFASSAQADMERARDLMEAQQFSQARAELEIYARSGNAEAEELIGVMYALGLGVAQDDVRAFEWYLRASMKGHAGAQSGLGWYYEVGRGVAPDLVRAYLWYALSAIGGDVDAPDSLESLTPKLTAEEKALAETLVDDYRVWMYPFR
- a CDS encoding cytochrome-c peroxidase, whose translation is MALGAAPATAQITQDDYIPADPAQARIGQLLFYDKVLSGNRNISCGTCHHHDHAGTDGLSLGIGEGGVGVGPERTPGTGADRIVKRIPRNAPSLWNLGHKDVRVLFHDGRLTRGDQYDNGFNSPAEEWLPPGLDNLTAAQALFPLTAQFEMAGNPRENEIAGAIHDRPDTAWPIIAKRVRTIPAYGDMFVQAFDHIEEPADVTIADIGNALGAFINSEWRSYDSPYDAWLQGVPLPDAAERGRKLFFEQARCAACHAGPLFTDQQFHALGLPAFGPGRTRTWDPMPRDVGRMGKSNDIADAYRFRTPSLRNVALTAPYGHNGAYPTLDAMIRHHLDPAGARAAWTIEMANLPDVPWLAAADVAIRSDRLEMDRQAAQIDIRPMQLSDAEVADLVAFLEALTGETALTRPLGRPDTVPSGLPVD